One genomic region from Tigriopus californicus strain San Diego chromosome 4, Tcal_SD_v2.1, whole genome shotgun sequence encodes:
- the LOC131879407 gene encoding cysteine dioxygenase type 1-like codes for MGQKDLTWDELIARLVEIFEQETVNIEEVEEVMALYTSKRQDWKKFAKHDKYKYTRNLVHEGNGKFNLMLLCWAEGNQSAIHDHANAHCFVKILEGTLRETRYHWPDECQSGDGSMMEKSHSDAKVNDVTYMSDQLGLHRMENPSHSSTAVSLHLYSPPFQSCQIFDERTGGKMRCPMTFWSKYGEKVNNRPNKQSSKC; via the exons ATGGGACAGAAGGATCTCACTTGGGATGAGCTCATTGCTCGATTGGTGGAAATCTTCGAGCAAGAAACGGTGAACATCGAGGAAGTGGAAGAAGTCATGGCCTTGTACACATCCAAAAGACAGGACTGGAAGAAATTCGCCAAGCACGACAAATACAAGTACACACGGAATCTGGTCCATGAAGgcaatggaaagttcaactTGATGCTCCTCTGCTGGGCTGAGGGTAACCAAAGTGCCATCCACGACCACGCCAATGCTCATTGCTTCGTCAAAATCCTCGAAGGAACCCTTAGAGAA ACGCGTTATCACTGGCCCGACGAATGTCAAAGCGGGGATGGCAGCATGATGGAAAAGTCCCATTCAGACGCAAAGGTCAATGACGTGACCTACATGAGTGATCAGTTGGGTCTTCATCGAATGGAGAATCCCAGTCACAGCAGCACCGCAGTCTCACTTCATCTGTATTCGCCGCCTTTTCAGAGTTGTCAA ATCTTTGACGAGAGAACGGGTGGAAAGATGAGGTGTCCAATGACTTTCTGGAGCAAGTACGGAGAGAAAGTCAACAATCGACCTAACAAACAGAGCTCGAAATGttaa
- the LOC131879336 gene encoding calaxin-like, with protein MAEIGALIRKQQSKFVETLAKKSHFSMSEVDGLLSVYRKLSEGLEVDRMDRTRFREFLHNAFDMTDDILLDRIFKRFDADNDGYVSREEWVYGLSVFLKGNEDQHIEYCFDIYDLNSDGFISREEMLNMLKTCLGRQGLEEDQDEGVKDLIEMTLRKMDIDKDGRISESDWTQTIKAEPLMLEAFGPCLPQRNAGEIFLEKCREAD; from the exons ATGGCCGAAATTGGTGCTTTAATAAGGAAACAGCAGAGCAAATTTGTGGAGACTCTGGCCAAGAAGTCTCATTTTTCCATGTCTGAAGTCGATGGCTTGCTCTCTGTGTACAGGAAACTCTCCGAAGGTCTTGAGGTAGACCGTATGGATCGAACCCGTTTTCGAGAGTTCCTTCACAACGCTTTCGATATGACGGATGATATTTTGTTGGACCGAATTTTCAAACGCTTTGACGCGGATAACGATGGATATGTGAGCCGAGAAGAGTGGGTGTACGGCTTGAGTGTGTTTCTAAAAG GCAATGAGGATCAACACATCGAGTACTGCTTCGATATCTACGATCTCAATAGTGACGGTTTCATCAGCCGAGAAGAGATGCTCAATATGCTCAAAACCTGTCTGGGTCGCCAAGGTCTGGAGGAGGATCAAGACGAAGGAGTAAAA gatttgattgaaatgactCTGAGGAAGATGGACATAGACAAAGATGGTCGGATCTCGGAATCTGATTGGACACAGACAATCAAGGCCGAGCCTTTGATGTTGGAGGCCTTTGGACCATGTTTGCCCCAGAGAAATGCCGGAGAGATCTTTCTCGAGAAGTGCAGAGAGGCGGATTGA
- the LOC131879590 gene encoding beta-1,4-glucuronyltransferase 1-like: MNGKVFRPGNGSKGDGKDPIILQERLNHTIFFNFKARAKAFIGGPHVTLTTIADTNFLHHIVPMVQRWNGPISLCVFAPGDHFDLAVRQIQWLVSCSNTSLVHDWVSFHFVFPKALGPNKIFKWNNIPEKGEDPCFAYDVRKGETTNIVTYKQRSALVFPINLLRNIAMEGVALELFGSNQFVFPCDIEMIPSPNLATKFEALIERMDLSDREQRVAFLLPEFEIKAGEALPANKTTLLHEMRRTKNVVMFHQKTTGMLHVIPSMMDWIGTPERDDSNLELLPKLEGPIPGRWEPLFIIRQDIMPHFDERLTWETKSDKVLLANDKDVLLGNSISNIEQRILNS, from the exons ATGAATGGCAAGGTTTTTCG GCCCGGAAATGGATCTAAAGGGGACGGTAAAGATCCCATCATTCTTCAGGAAAGGCTAAATCACACCATATTCTTCAACTTCAAGGCCAGAGCTAAAGCCTTCATAGGTGGGCCACATGTCACCCTCACCACAATAGCGGACACCAATTTCCTTCATCACATTGTGCCAATGGTCCAACGCTGGAATGGACCCATATCCCTGTGTGTTTTCGCTCCGG GTGATCATTTTGACTTGGCCGTGCGACAGATTCAGTGGCTTGTGTCTTGTTCCAATACTTCGTTGGTGCACGATTGGGTCTCGTTCCACTTTGTGTTCCCCAAAGCCTTGGGTCCAAACAAAAtcttcaagtggaacaacattCCCGAAAAGGGAGAAGACCCTTGCTTCGCGTATGATGTTCGCAAGGGCGAAACGACAAACATCGTTACCTATAAGCAACGTTCGGCCCTGGTGTTCCCAATTAATCTGCTTCGGAACATTGCCATGGAGGGAGTTGCTCTAGAACTTTTCGGCTCAAATCAGTTTGTGTTCCCATGTGACATTGAAATGATCCCTAGTCCGAATTTGGCCACTAAATTCGAGGCCTTGATTGAAAGGATGGACTTGTCTGATCGAGAGCAAAGAGTGGCCTTTCTCTTGCCAGAATTCGAGATCAAGGCTGGCGAGGCTTTACCCGCGAACAAAACGACATTATTGCACGAAATGAGAAGGACCAAGAACGTGGTCATGTTTCATCAGAAAACCACCGGAATGCTCCACGTGATCCCATCTATGATGGACTGGATCGGGACTCCAGAACGCGATG attcaaatttggagctCTTACCCAAGCTCGAAGGACCAATTCCGGGTCGATGGGAGCCGTTATTTATTATCAGACAAGATATCATGCCGCACTTTGACGAAAGATTGACATGGGAGACGAAATCCGACAAGGTCCTTTTGGCAA ATGATAAAGATGTGCTTCTTGGGAATTCAATTTCGAACATTGAGCAACGCATTCTCAACTCATAA